The Filimonas lacunae genomic sequence TATACTCTTGCCAGGCTGCCACACACGGCATAGTAGTTCATGCGGTTTCTTCTGTTTTGAAGAAACAGGAAGGGGGCGCTGTTTTCAGTAACTGTAGGGTCTGATTCGTAACCTACCACGTAAGAAGCTTTAGCAATAGAATCTACTGGTGCCAGTAAAGCCTTGGCTTCTTTTAAATCGGTTACTATTTTATCCAACGTTTCCGAAACGGTAGAAAGTGGGGTAGGGGCATCGGTAAAAGTTACCACATAAGGGATAGCCTTGGCAACAGGGTTACTGGTATAGGAGGGTGCAAATAAACGCAAAGCATCAAAGTGTAGATAACCTCTTAAACCCAGGGCTTCGCCTTTTAATAAGGCATACCGGCTGGGGGTAAAAAGAGTTTTCTTTAGTTCCAGGTTTTTCAGCAATAGGTTACAGTTGCCAATAGCATTGTAAAGCCCTTGCCATATTTTGTCTTTCCGGGCAATAAAGCGGGAATTGGTAAAGTTGTAAATCACATCTTCCGAGTAGTCCAGCTCGGGAGCCAGGCCATTAAAACTATACAGCGTATAGTTTTGCGCCAGTACTTCGGGTAAGCCAAATGTTAGCTCTTCGCCGTAAATATCTGTTTGTATACACCTGGTGTAAATGCCATTCAGGCTTTCTTCAAAGCCTTCTTCTGTAGAAAACAGCTGATCTTCCGAAACCTGGGCTTCGGGTTGTATATCCAGCCATTTATTGCACGAGCCTAACAGTATGCTGGTAGCTACCAGCGCTATCCAATATTTTTTCATACACTACTTCTTTAAATGTTAAAACCTGGTTTGAAGAGAAAAGGTGAGGTTTCTGGCAAATGGATATTCCAATCCTCTTTCCAGCTTTACAGAGCCCCAACGCCAGATATCATTCATAGTAACTGCCAGGCGAAGGGTTTTCATACCCAGTCTGGAAATCACCACTTTGTTGAAATCGTAGGAAGCATACAGGCTGCTTAACTCTATTACATTGTCTTTTTGAATAAAGCGGGAGCTGGTTTGTGTTTGCCCCAGATCGGAAATGTTTTTATAGAAAGTATGGTCACCTGGTTTTTTCCATTTTTCATCAAATACACGTTGGTCTACATTGTAGCGTGGATCGGCATTCTCAATGCGGTCAACAAGTGTCTGGTTGTAATCGTAACCGCCAAAACGGGTATAGAAAGTGGCAGTTACCAGGAAGTTTTTATAAGCAGCGCTGGCTCCAAAATAGCCATAAGCTTTAGGCGTGGCATCTATAATAGGAAGAATGTCTTTTACATCCCATTCATAGGTAGTTTGGCCATTGCGCTTTAAAAACAATTCTTTGCCATTCTCCGGGTCTATGCCTAACGATCTTACTGCGTAAATAGCATCGGTGCTTTGCCCTTCATTATAACGCAGTAAGGGAACACCTTTGTAGTCGTCAGACTCTTGTGCTGCATCCGCTTTGTCGTTGTACTTTTTCAGCGAGTTGGAAATTTTTACAATCTTGTTTTTGTTGCCGGTGAGGTTGGTGAATATCCCTACGTTCCATTTGTTGTTCTTAAATACGGTGGCTTTAATGTTCACTTCCCATCCGGTATTTTGCATATCTCCTAAGTTGGCCATTTTGCCGGTGCTGCCTGTAGAAGGCGCCAGTATAATATTAGATAATAAGCCTTTCGTGTATTTGTAGTAATAGCGGGGGGATATAAAGATTTTGTCATTGAATAATCCAAGATCAAAACCTGCATCGTAGTTGGTCGTTTTTTGCCATTTCAGCTCGTCGTTACCTAATGAAGATACGGATGCACCAATGCCGGTAGCATACCATTGGTTGGTATAATAGTTATAGCTGGTAATGCCCATGAAAGGAGGGAAAGAAACAGAACCGGTGATGCCGGTGCTGGCCCTGATTTTTAACTGGCTAACAGATGTGTTGTGGAAGAATTTTTCTTTGTGGAGGTTCCAGCCCAGGCCTATGGAGCCAAAAGGAGCCATTCGTTGATCTTTACCAAAGGTGGATGAGCCATCCAGCCTGTAGCTAAGGTCCATCAGGTATTTGTTGGCAAAGGTGTAGTTAACCGATGCCAGCACGCTGGCCAGGCGGGTTTGCGGGTGACTGCTTTGGGGCGTACTGCCATCCGGGTAGCTGCCTGCATAGCCTATGTTAGAAAAACGGTCATTGGTAAAGCCTACAGCAGTAAAACCTTTATTGTCTGTATTGGAGGTTCTGAAATTACTGCCTGCAGTAAAGTTGATAAAATGATTGCCGGCTTGTTTGTTATAGCTCACCAGCAGGTTGCCATCTACACTTGTCATATCCGAAGTGTTATAGATGTAACGTCCTTTCAGTTTGTAATCATTGGTGCTATAATAGTAAAATTCATTGGCCAGTGGAGATGCAAAATCGTCGGCTGTATACTTGGTTTTGTTTACACTTAACTGGCCACGGAGTCTTAATGATTTGTTGATGTTCCACTCAGCGGAGAATGCGTCGATCAATTCCAGGTATGCCGATTTGATAAAGCTTTTCAGGGTAGCATTGTACATGGGATTTAACATGGTGAAGTTTTCAATAGCCATGTTAGCGCCTTCACGTCTTTGCCAGGTTTCCAGCTCACGTACAGTATTGCCGACAGAATCGGTTTTGGCGTAGTAAGGGTTTGTTTTTACATAATCCGCAAAGTTGCCATAGGGCGATTCTTTTGTATCTACCTGTGTTACGGTGAGTGTGTTTTTAAAAATAAAACGGTTGTCGGGGCTATAGGAAAGATTCATTCCGGCACTATACCGGTTTCTTTCCGATCCTTTCATAACGCCCGGCATAGTATGGTAGCGTAACTCAAGACCGTAGCGGATAGATTTATTACCTCCTTCTAAATAGGCAGAATGTTTCTGGCCAAACCCTGTTTGCAATGGTTGTGATAACCAGTAAGTATTCACGCCGCCTACTACGTTTTCTTTTTTAGAGTAGTACAGGCGGTCTAGCTGTGATTGTGTCAGTGCCTGATTTTTATTGGCATCGTACAGGCCCGCCAGGCGTTCGTATTCCAGCTTGTCTGCTGCATTCAGTACGTGGTAATCGCTCAGGTCCGGTGTGGTAGGGTTTAACTCGTAGTTATAGGATAACTGCAGTTTGCCTTCCTGGGGTGGAATGGTGGTAATCACCAGTACGCCATTAGCAGCACGGGAGCCATAAATGGCTGTAGCGGCCGCGTCTTTTAACAAAGTGATGGACTGTACCCGGTTAATATCCAGATCGTATACTTTTTCCAGGCTTACTTCGTAACCATCCAATATAAAAGTGGGCAGGTTAGTGTTGCCGGTGAGATTGCTTCTGCTTAACACCTCATTGCTACCAGTAGGAATAGCGGTGTTACCTCTTACGTTGATTACAGGTAAGCGATTGGGGTTAGAGCCCAGTACATTGTTCTGCACTATTTTAAAAGAGGGATCAAAAACCTGTATGCTTTGCAGGATATTTTGCGGATTCATTTTTTTCAGATCCTCGCCTGATACACTAATAGCCGTTCCTGTAAAGCTTTCTTTCCTGATGCGTTGAAAACCTGTGATCACTACATCGTCCAGCGGCGCTTCTTTTGCTTTAGGGGTAAGCGCAATGGAGAGGAAGCGGGCATCGGTAATAGCTATTTCGCGGTTTTCAAAACCTACAAAACTTATTACAAGTATGCTGCCCGGTTCGGCATCAATAGTGAAATTCCCTTCTTTGTTAGTAACCGTACGTTTTTTAGTGCCCTTTACTGTGATGGTAGCACTTTCAACAGGAGCGTTGTTTACACCATCCGTTACTTTGCCGGAAACAACCACGGGGGGAGTGGCTGCTTGTAACAGAAAGGTGGCATTCCGTTCTGTTTTGGCACTGACTACGATGGTTTTGTTTACAATATGATAAGTGAGGGGCTGGTTTTGAAAACACTGATTCAACACCTGTTCCAACGGCATGTTTTGCACGTCGATGGTAACAGGTTGCCCCTTTTCCACAATTTGCTCATTTAAAAAGAAAGCATAACCTGTTTGCTTTTTAATGGCATTTAATACCTTTTTGAGTGATGCGTTGTTTTCAGATAGTGTTACTTTCTGTGCTACGGCAGCGCCTGCCACCTGCAGGCAACAGGTCAATAGCAATACAGCTGTTAATTGCATAACCAGCATAGTTTTGGACTTCACACACCGGGGCCTGGCCACAGCTTTGTAAAGAGTGGTAAAATTCATACTTTTAACAAGTTGGGTTTAATAAAGCAGTTTCAAAGCGCTTAAAAAGGTTAAGCCCATTTCGCCGGTAGCATGGCAGTGCTGCCGGTTTTTTTGTGCATTACCTATGGAGTAATTGTTATGTTACCATAGTTTGTATGTTAGTTTGGTTATTAAATGAAAAGGGTCAGGGTTTTACAATTAAGGTTCTGTCACTTAGCGAACAGCGGATATTGCTGAGTTTTAATATGGTAATCACTTCTTCTATGCTGCTGTTACGTGGTATTTCGCCTGTGAATTTTTCGTTGGGTACATCACCGGCGTAGGCTACTTCTATATCGTACCAACGTCCAATCTGGCGAAGCACTGCTTTGGCGTCTGCTTCCTGAAATCGGAACCGACCGTTCTTCCAGGCCAACACCTCTTCTACATCAACGTCACTGATAATTTTCATATCCACGCCGGGCGGCAACAAAGCCTGCTGACCAGGTTTGAGTATTTTATCTGCTACCCCATTGCCGGTATTGATACCCACTTTACCAGAGATTAAAGTGGTTTTGATGGCGGGTTCATCTGCATAGGCCATTACATTAAATAAAGTGCCTAAAACATTCACCTGCAGGTTATGTGTTTTCACTATAAAAGGCATAGTGGCATTAGGGGCTATTTCAAAACATGCTTCCCCTGTTAAGTTTACTTCACGAACCTTTCCATTGAAAGTAGCCGGGAAGCGGAGCGAGGAGGAGGCGTTAAGCCATACTATGCTACCATCTGGTAAGGTTACCTGGTACTGCCCTCCTTTAGGTGTAGTAATAGTATTGTATGCAGGCAGTAGAGGTATGCCTGCAGGTATATCGTGTGGTTGATAAGCCAGCCGGCCGTTATTGAGTTTAATAATAAGCGAGCCATTCTGATTACCGATAGTATCCTTTTGTTTGTTGTCCAGTACTATTATTCTACCATCTGCCAGTGTAAGCGTTGCTTTATTCCCACCTGGTTGAACAGTTGATGTGGGCTTACCGGCCAGCTCTTTTTTCTGTAAGCTGGGTGGGGCAACGTGTTTATTGATATAAAATACAATGCAGCCAATAGCGGTGAGTAGCGCAGCAGCAGCTGCATAACTGATCCATTTATAACGGCGGGTGGCAGGGATGGCAGGTGTATGTATGATGTCCTGTAACCTTTGGCGCATCCGGGCTTCGGTAATAGCTTCTTCCTCCTCCGATTCGGCAGGCACAATTACGGTAAGGTCGTTTTCGTCAAAAGCATGATACCATTGTTGCAGCTCTTTAATCTCTGCTTCGGTGGCGGTACCCTGTATATATTTATTGGCCAGCCTGCTAAGGGCGGCTTTATTCCATTGCTGCATGTTAGTGATGGTCTATACTAATACTTGTACAGCAATGAAAAGGTTACCCTACCTCAGAAAGAAAATATTTTTATTACGTAGAAAGAAAAAAGTTTCAGATGATCGCGTAAGGCGCGAATAGCTTTGGTAATGTGCTTTTCCACAGCTTTTTGTGAAATGTCCAGTGAGTCGGCGATTTCCTTATTGGTTAAGCCAAGCTCGCGGCTGTATTGAAAAACCAGCCTGCATTTTTCGGGAAGTTTATGAATTTCTTTTTGCAGCGTATGCCACAATAAGCGGGTGTCGTGCATTTCGTCAGTGGTAAGGTCTGATGCCTGCTCTGTTTCGGTGGTAACGGCGTGTTCTTTTCCTAACTGCCGTATAACAGCATAGCGGGTTGCAGTAGCCAGGTAGGCTTCCAGGTTATTAATAAGGGATGTGGTACGGCGCTGCCATACACCGGCCAGCACTTCCTGTACCACATCTTCTGCTGCTTGTTTGTTGCGCAGGCGCTGATAAGCCAGCGCATAAAGCTTACGCCAGTAAAGGGTATAGATTTGATTGAACGCATGTTCATTGCCGCTGCGCAGCAGTAAAACCAGTTCTTCTTTAGAATATTGTGGATGCGTTGTCATGATGTGATTCCGCATCAATTTACGATAAAAAGTAATTTACAAAAGTTCATTTCATTCAGTGGATACCTTTCCGTGCACGGCAGTTGTAAAATGCGCCGGTGCTTTAACTACGGATGTTTTAGGTTCATATATGTTTCCCGCAATTTTTTCTACGAGTGTTTTAGGAAAAAATTTAGGAAGGAATGCATTCAGCTTGTTAAGAAAACCGGGCAGGATCTCTGCTTTGCCTTTGAATAGACCTTTTATGGCTATTTCAGCGACTTTTTCTGCAGTCATATTAAACCGCTCTGCTGTTTTCTTAATGGAGTCACCCATACGCGCCCGGTTTACGAAATCGGTATCAGTGCTGCCAGGGCTAAGGCAGCTTACGCTTACGTTGGAATTGCGTAATTCGTAGCGGAGCCCGCGTGTAAAAGATACCGCAAATGCTTTGCTGGCTGCGTATATGTTCAGATAGGGAACAGTTTGGTAAGCGGTGGTACTTCCCAGGTTTAACAGGTAGCCTACTGTTTGCGCGCGCAATACCGGCAGGTAAGCATGCGATATAGATACCTGTGCTTTAATATTCACATCAATAATGTTTAACTGCTCTGCCAGTGTTAGTTGTTCAAACGCCCCATTTAAACCATAGCCGGCATTACTTACCACAACAGACAGGTGCTGGTGATAAGGACTGGTAAAGATGGTTAATCGTTCCATAGCATCAGGAGCAGAAAGGTCGAGGTGAAGATGATATACCTGTATGGCATATTGCTGTGTTAAGGCC encodes the following:
- a CDS encoding RagB/SusD family nutrient uptake outer membrane protein, whose translation is MKKYWIALVATSILLGSCNKWLDIQPEAQVSEDQLFSTEEGFEESLNGIYTRCIQTDIYGEELTFGLPEVLAQNYTLYSFNGLAPELDYSEDVIYNFTNSRFIARKDKIWQGLYNAIGNCNLLLKNLELKKTLFTPSRYALLKGEALGLRGYLHFDALRLFAPSYTSNPVAKAIPYVVTFTDAPTPLSTVSETLDKIVTDLKEAKALLAPVDSIAKASYVVGYESDPTVTENSAPFLFLQNRRNRMNYYAVCGSLARVYLYKDDKINAALNAQEIIDAKKFPWTTKADFINSNAALKDRINYKEVMFGWPIPKQEENLVKRFKVFTFSKTDGDILYEYPGIAAEDNRYKEWLLLNSTNSTYELQKYVRNQNAKTDDATTNRHPLTAPAIRLSEMYYILAECTYDTDPTKANALVDSVRYHRGIGIPFTASSKAEFLDGLVREARKELYAEGQIFYMYKRLNKSIIGPAGRIYPAGYNIFVLPLPNDEIEYGGR
- a CDS encoding SusC/RagA family TonB-linked outer membrane protein — translated: MQLTAVLLLTCCLQVAGAAVAQKVTLSENNASLKKVLNAIKKQTGYAFFLNEQIVEKGQPVTIDVQNMPLEQVLNQCFQNQPLTYHIVNKTIVVSAKTERNATFLLQAATPPVVVSGKVTDGVNNAPVESATITVKGTKKRTVTNKEGNFTIDAEPGSILVISFVGFENREIAITDARFLSIALTPKAKEAPLDDVVITGFQRIRKESFTGTAISVSGEDLKKMNPQNILQSIQVFDPSFKIVQNNVLGSNPNRLPVINVRGNTAIPTGSNEVLSRSNLTGNTNLPTFILDGYEVSLEKVYDLDINRVQSITLLKDAAATAIYGSRAANGVLVITTIPPQEGKLQLSYNYELNPTTPDLSDYHVLNAADKLEYERLAGLYDANKNQALTQSQLDRLYYSKKENVVGGVNTYWLSQPLQTGFGQKHSAYLEGGNKSIRYGLELRYHTMPGVMKGSERNRYSAGMNLSYSPDNRFIFKNTLTVTQVDTKESPYGNFADYVKTNPYYAKTDSVGNTVRELETWQRREGANMAIENFTMLNPMYNATLKSFIKSAYLELIDAFSAEWNINKSLRLRGQLSVNKTKYTADDFASPLANEFYYYSTNDYKLKGRYIYNTSDMTSVDGNLLVSYNKQAGNHFINFTAGSNFRTSNTDNKGFTAVGFTNDRFSNIGYAGSYPDGSTPQSSHPQTRLASVLASVNYTFANKYLMDLSYRLDGSSTFGKDQRMAPFGSIGLGWNLHKEKFFHNTSVSQLKIRASTGITGSVSFPPFMGITSYNYYTNQWYATGIGASVSSLGNDELKWQKTTNYDAGFDLGLFNDKIFISPRYYYKYTKGLLSNIILAPSTGSTGKMANLGDMQNTGWEVNIKATVFKNNKWNVGIFTNLTGNKNKIVKISNSLKKYNDKADAAQESDDYKGVPLLRYNEGQSTDAIYAVRSLGIDPENGKELFLKRNGQTTYEWDVKDILPIIDATPKAYGYFGASAAYKNFLVTATFYTRFGGYDYNQTLVDRIENADPRYNVDQRVFDEKWKKPGDHTFYKNISDLGQTQTSSRFIQKDNVIELSSLYASYDFNKVVISRLGMKTLRLAVTMNDIWRWGSVKLERGLEYPFARNLTFSLQTRF
- a CDS encoding FecR family protein, whose product is MQQWNKAALSRLANKYIQGTATEAEIKELQQWYHAFDENDLTVIVPAESEEEEAITEARMRQRLQDIIHTPAIPATRRYKWISYAAAAALLTAIGCIVFYINKHVAPPSLQKKELAGKPTSTVQPGGNKATLTLADGRIIVLDNKQKDTIGNQNGSLIIKLNNGRLAYQPHDIPAGIPLLPAYNTITTPKGGQYQVTLPDGSIVWLNASSSLRFPATFNGKVREVNLTGEACFEIAPNATMPFIVKTHNLQVNVLGTLFNVMAYADEPAIKTTLISGKVGINTGNGVADKILKPGQQALLPPGVDMKIISDVDVEEVLAWKNGRFRFQEADAKAVLRQIGRWYDIEVAYAGDVPNEKFTGEIPRNSSIEEVITILKLSNIRCSLSDRTLIVKP
- a CDS encoding sigma-70 family RNA polymerase sigma factor, whose amino-acid sequence is MTTHPQYSKEELVLLLRSGNEHAFNQIYTLYWRKLYALAYQRLRNKQAAEDVVQEVLAGVWQRRTTSLINNLEAYLATATRYAVIRQLGKEHAVTTETEQASDLTTDEMHDTRLLWHTLQKEIHKLPEKCRLVFQYSRELGLTNKEIADSLDISQKAVEKHITKAIRALRDHLKLFSFYVIKIFSF
- a CDS encoding SDR family NAD(P)-dependent oxidoreductase, whose protein sequence is MSFALVTGAAKGIGRAIAAQLAKKQYHLLLVDIDNENLAQTAAALTQQYAIQVYHLHLDLSAPDAMERLTIFTSPYHQHLSVVVSNAGYGLNGAFEQLTLAEQLNIIDVNIKAQVSISHAYLPVLRAQTVGYLLNLGSTTAYQTVPYLNIYAASKAFAVSFTRGLRYELRNSNVSVSCLSPGSTDTDFVNRARMGDSIKKTAERFNMTAEKVAEIAIKGLFKGKAEILPGFLNKLNAFLPKFFPKTLVEKIAGNIYEPKTSVVKAPAHFTTAVHGKVSTE